GCGCCCGCTGTGTCGATGAACGACACCTTGTGCAGGTCGATGACCAGCGCGTGCAGCACGGCGGCGGTGAGTCGTTGGCGGATGAGCTCTGTGATGCGCGGAGCCGTGGAGAGGTCTATTTCGCCGTCCATGCCGATCACGGCGATGCCGGGGTCCGGGCGTTGTATGGAGATGCGCAGGGCGGGGTCGAGGCGGTGTGCCCCGTGGGCGAGTTCACCTTCCCAGCTGTGCCGCGTGGGGGCTGGGGGACGTGGCGGCGCGGCTTCGGTGTCGTTGTCCACCACAGCTTTCGAGCCGGTTCGAGAAGTGATCACGTTTCCTCCCTTTCGGAGGCGACCGGTCGGTGCGACCGGGGATGGCGACAGCCGCACGTGTCCCCGCCGTTGGGCGCTCGGGATCGGTTCGTGCCTGTCAGCTCCAACCGTGTGTCCCACAGTAGTGGCCCTGCCCGAAAAACAACAACCGGTGGTGTTCTCGAGCAGGGCCGGTGGGGATTCAGCTGCTGCCGGTGGTGTTCTCGGCCAGCATGGGAATGAGTCCTCCGGCGAGCACGGAGCGGACCTGGCGGGGTGAGAGCCGGTGGCGTACCCGGTAGTCGCGCCCGCGTGTGGTGTTGTGCAGGGTCAGTTCCGTCTGCTGGTGCAGGTTCTCGTGCAGGCGCTCCAGCCGAAGCACCTCGCCCTGGGCGATGTCGTCGTAGTCGGCGGGGTCGATGAACTCCAGCGGTAGGATGCCGAAGTTGATCAGGTTCTGCCAGTGTATGCGGGCGTAGGACTTCGCCACGACCAGTTGTAGTCCCAGATGGCGCGGTGTGATGGCTGCGTGTTCGCGGGAGGAGCCCTGGCCGTAGTTGTCGCCGCCGATCACGGCGTGCCCGCTGCCGTGCTGTTGGGCGCGCCGTGGGTATTCGGGGTCGATGCGGGTGAAGGTGAATTCGGCCAGGGCGGGGATGTTGGAGCGCAACGGCAGTGCTTGTGCTCCGGCCGGGGATATCTCGTCGGTCGAGACGTTGTCGCCGGTTTTGAGCAGCACGGTCAGCTCGAGTTGGCGTGACGGCGGGGTGAACTCGGGCAGGGCCGAGATGTTGGGGCCTTTGACCGGTTCGATGTTCAGCGCCTCGTCCTTGTCGGGCGGCGCGAGCAGCATGCTGGTGTTGATCGAGGCCCGTTCGGGCAGGTGGGGTTTCGGATCTGCCAGCTCGAGTTTCTCGGCCAGTTCGCGTGGGTCGGTGATGGTTCCGGTCAGGGCCGAGGCCGCGGCCGTCTCTGGTGAGCACAGCCACACGGAGTCTTCGGGTGTGCCGGAGCGTCCGGGGAAGTTCCGTGGGAAGGTGCGCAGGGAGTTCTGCCCGACCGCTGGGGCTTGGCCCATGCCGATGCAGCCCATGCAGCCGGATTGGTGGATGCGTGCTCCGGCGCCGATGAGGTCGGCGATGGCTCCGGTGCCGGCGAGGTCCTGCAGGATCTCGCGGGATGTTGGATTGATGTCCACGCTGACCGCGTCGTTGGTCGAGCGTCCGCGCAGCATGTTCGCGACGACGGCGAAGTCGCGCAGTCCCGGGTTGGCCGAGGAGCCGACGACGGTTTGGCTGACTTCCCGGCCGCTGACCTCGCTGACGGGGACCACGTTGTCCGGCGCGGACGGGCGGGCTATCAGGGGTTGCAGGCTCGACAGGTCGATCTCGTCGGTGCTGTCGTAGTGGGCGTCGGGGTCGGCGGCCAGTTCGGTGAAGTCGTGTTCGCGTCCTTCGGCGCGGAGGAATTCGCGGACGGCTTCGTCGGAGGGGAACACGGTGGTCGTCGCGCCCAGTTCGGCGCCCATGTTGGCGATGACGTGGCGGTCCATGGCGGTGAGGTCGGCCAGGCCGGGACCGTGGTATTCGATGATGCGGTCGACGCCGCCTTTGACGCTGTGGCGGCGCAGCATTTCCAGGATCACGTCTTTGGCCGACACCCACGGCGGGAGTTGGCCGGTCAGGTGTATTCCCCAGATTTCGGGCATGCGGATGCGCAGGGGTTCTCCCGCGATGGCCATGGCGACTTCGAGTCCGCCGACGCCGATGGCCAGCATCCCCAGCGAGCCTGCCGCGCAGGTGTGCGAGTCGGATCCGACCATGGATTTTCCGGGGATTCCGAAGCGCTGCATGTGGGTGGGGTGGGATACGCCGTTGCCGGGTTTGGAGTACCACACGCCGTAGCGTTGTGCCGCTGTGCGCAGGAATTCGTGGTCTTCGGCGTTTTTCTCGTCGGCTTGCAGAAGATTGTGGTCGACGTACTGCACGCTGACTTCGGTGTGTGCCCGGCGCAGGCCCAGTGATTCCAGTTCCTGCATCACCAGGGTGCCCGTCGCGTCCTGGGTGAGCGTTTGGTCGATGGACAGCGCCACTTCGCGACCGGGGGCCATCTCCCCGTCCACCAGGTGATCGGCGATGAGTTTGTGGGCCATGGTTCGTGCCGTCACGACGGTTCCCTTCTTCGGCCGATGTCTCGCGAACCGCTCCCCTGCTCCGTGCGGGCCGGGGCTCGTGCGTCGTTCGCGGGTGTTTCGCTGTCGGGTTCGGGGTACCCGGTCTCGTCCCGGTTGAAACGATCAGTGGGGGTGGTGTTCGGCACCGCGACCATCGGGGTGCCTCCCGGGGCTGGAGCACGACCCACCGTTGTCCGTGCATCCCGATCTCCCACACGGGCGGGTTCGATCATTCCCTCGGGACCGGAGTCGTCCTCCAACAGCGGTAGGCCCGTACGGGGATCACGGTGTGCCGCTCGGTGCTCCTGCGGGGCGCGGCACCGTCGGCGGTGTCCGGCCGGTGTGGTTCACCGTTTCGTGGTGGCGCTGTTCGTTCGGGTGGCGTGGCGTCCGCTGGGGGGATCGTCGATCAGCCGCACGGTCAGGGTGTCCTGTTCGGTGTCCACGCGCAGCCCGGTGCCCTCGGGGTGGTCCTCGTTCATGAGCAGGGTCGCGATGCGGTTGTGCAGTTCCCGCTCGATCACTCTTCTCAGGTGTCGGGCTCCGAATTCGCGGTGATGGCCCCGGTGGACGATCCAGTTCACGGCCGAGTCGGTGATCTCCAGGTGGGTGTTGGTGTTGTGCAGGCGTTTCCTGGTGTCGTCGAGCAGCAGCAGGGCGATCTCGGTGAGTGCTTCGGTGTCGAGTGGTTCGAACGTGACGATCTCGTCGATGCGGTTGATGAACTCGGGCCGGAAGTACGGGGCCAGTTCCTCGGCCGGGTCGGGCCGGTTCTCCGGGGGCTGGTCGAGGGCCCGTCTGGCGCCGATGTTGGAGGTCATGATCACCACGGTGTTGCTGAAGTCGACCGTTTTGCCGGTCGAGTCGGTCAGGCGTCCGGCGTCGAGCACCTGAAGCAGGGTGTTGAGTATGTCGGGGTGGGCTTTTTCGATCTCGTCGAGCAGCAGCACCGAGTAGGGGCGTTTGCGGACGCTGTCGGTGAGTTGGCCCGCTTCGTCGTGCCCCAGGTAGCCGGGAGGCGCTCCGACGAGGCGGGAGACGCTGTGCTTTTCCTGGAACTCGCCCATGTCGAAGCGGATGGCGCGTTCGCTCTCCCCGAACAGGGTGGTCGCCAGCGCGCGGGCGAGTTCCGTTTTGCCCACTCCGGTGGGGCCGGTGAACAGGAAACTGCACAGTGGACGTTGCGGGTCGGCCAGTCCCGCCCTGGCGCGGCGGATCGTTTCGGCGACGGTGCGGGTGGCTCGTTGCTGCCCCACGACGCGTTGTGCGAGGTGTGTCTCCAGTTCGCGGAGTCTCGCTCGTTCGCCGGTCGCCAGTTCGGTGGTGGGGATTCCCGTTCGTGCGGCGACGATTTCGGCGATCGTCTCGGGGCCCAGCAGCGGTTGTCGTCGTGCTGTGGTGGTTCGTTCGTGACGCAGCCGCAGGCGTGCGCAGGCGTGGTCGAGCACGTCGACCGCTTTGTCCGGTAGGGACCGGTCGGGGATGTGACGGCTGGTCAGTTCCGCGGCCCGGTGCAGAGCCTGGTCGTCGATCCGGACGTTGTGGTGCTGTTGGAAGCGTTGCCGCAGTCCCTGCAGGATGTCCACCGTTTCGGTCACCGTCGGTTCGGGAACGGTGATCGGGTGCAGCCTGCGTTCCAGGGCGGCGTCCTTTTCGACGTGTCTGCGGTACTCCTCGGTGGTGGTGGCTCCGATCAGTGGGAGTTCGCCGCGGGCCAGCGCCGGTTTGACGATGGTGGCCGCGTCCAGTGTGCCGTCGCCGGCTCCGGCGCCGACGAGCGCGTGGATCTCGTCGACGAAGATCACCAGCCCGGAACGTTGCTCGGCGATCTCGCGGAGCAGTTCGCGCAGGCGTCGCTCGAGGTCACCCCGGTGTTGTGTGCCTGCGACCACGGCGGTCACGTCCAGCGAGACGAGTCGTTTGCCCGCCAGCGGTGTCGGTGCCGTCCTGTTGGTGATGCGGCGGGCCAGTTCTTCGACGATGGCCGTTTTGCCCACACCCGGTTCGCCGAGCAGCACCGGGGTGTTCTTGTCGTGGCGGGCCAGCACTTCCGCGATCTGTTCGAGTTGCTGTTCGCGTCCGGTCACCGTGGCCGTGTCGTTGGCGGCGTGGGCGGTCATGTCGTTGCCGAATTCGTCCAGCCACGGTGTCGGGCTGGTCTGCTCGTCCGACTCCTCGGAGTGGGTGCGGGCGCGGTTGCGTTCGCCCTGCTCGATGGCGCGTGCCAGCGCGCGTCCCGCGGCGGAATCGGCGTCGGTGGCCACGCCGAGCAGCAGGTGCCTGGTGCCCAGTCGGTCCGTGCCCTCGTGGCGTGCCTGCCGGTAGGAGCCGAGCAGCGCGTGCCGCGCGGCCGCGGTCATCCACGGGTTCGGTTCGGTGGCCCCGCCGGTGGCGTCGCGGGCCCCGGCCAGGGTGCGCAGACTGCGGGCCAGCTGGTCGACGGCCACCCCGGTTTCGCGCAGCATCCGCGCTGTGGGGCCGGTCTGGGTCAGCGCCCACAGCAGGTGTGTGTCGTCGAGGGCGCTGCTTCCCCAGTCGCGGGCGGCGTGCACGGCGGTGGACAGCACTGTGCGGGCCTGTTCGTCCAACAGCCCCGCACGCCTGCTGCCGGTATCGTCCGGGGAGGGCTCGGTGCGGGGGTCTTCGGTGGGGGCGCTCAGTAGCTCGTCGAGCAGCGACTCGACTCCCGGGGACGGGTCGGGGGTGCTGCCGCCACTCACGGGACACTCTCCATCTCGGCACGGGGCTGCGCGTGGTGCGGGGCCCACACGGTTCGGCGTCCATCATGGACAATGCCGGTCCGGATGTGTGTGGGTGGTCGCCCGTCACGCCGCGGACTCGGCGAGCAGTGTGCGCAGTTCGTCGTCGGCCACGGGGCGGAAGTCGCTGTACCACTGGCCGACAGCGGAGAACGCGGCCGGACGTCGTGGGCACACCACCAGGTCGGCTTCCTCGCCCAACGCGGTGACGGCTTCGGGCGCCCCGACCGGCACGGCCAACACGATACGTTGCGGTTCGGACTGCCGGACCCGGCGGATCGCGGCTCGGGCGGTCGCCCCGGTGGCCAGGCCGTCGTCGACGACGATCACGTCCCGCCCGCCCAGTTCCACGGGGGGTAGTTGCTGGTAGTCCCGTTCCTGTTGCTGGGCGTGGGAACGTTCCTGTTCGCACTGCTGGTGCAGCTGCTGTTCGTCGAGACCGAAGGCGCGCAGCAGCCGTTGGTCGTAGGTGGCCGGGCCTTCGGCAGCCACCGCGCCCAGGGCCAGTTCCGGCTGACCGGGGGCCCCGATCTTGCGGGCCACGCTGGTCCGCACCGGGGCCCGCAGCACGGTGGCCACCTGCACGGCCACCGGGACACCGCCGCGCGCCAGCCCGAGCACCACCGGGTTGTCCAGCCGGTGCTCGGACAGTTCCTCACCCAGTACCCGTCCGGCGTGCGCGCGGTCGGTGAACACGCTGTCCTCGGGAGCGGGGGTGTCACGTGCTGGCATGGTCGTCTCCTCGAGCCGCTCGTCCTGCCGACGGCTGAGCCCCGTGCCTTCTTGGTGCGTCGGCGCGGGGCGGGTTCGTTCGTCCGGGAAGCGGGACGATTTCGCTCCCCCGAGTGAATACCCGACCCGGTCCCGTCCCGAAACGACGTAGGCGGCTCGAAAGGACCTCCGGTTCCCGTGCGGGCGGATCCGTCAGTCCCTGAAGGCCCCGATCCGCAGGGTGCGCAGCCGGTTGAGGGCGGCGGCGAGTTCGAACCGGCGGGGGACGGCGAAGTCGCCCACGTAGCGGTCGTCGACCGCGTGGATCCCCCGCTTGGTCACCTCCGCGTCGAAGGCGTCCAGCACCTCACGCACGGTGCGTTTCCCGTCGAGCAGTCCCGAGCGGGCGCAGGTGACCAGCGCCAGTCCGATTCCGGTCACCTGGCTGGGGTCGACGAGTTGTTCGACGGCGCGCAGCTCCACGGTGGTTTGGCCGAGCGTGAGGGCGTCGGTGCCGCGGGAGCGCACTTTGGGCCGGTCGGTGTCGATCGAACGCGGGTCGGGCTTGCGCGAGCGCACCGCGGGGAAGGTTTCGGCTTCGCGGTGGCGACCGGTGGGGGTGCTGGCCAGGCCGCGGGCGCGTTCGGTGACCTCGTAACAGCGGTAGGAGTCCAGCATCAGCACCCGGTCGGCCACGTCCATGTAGTCGCCGGAGCCGCCCATGACCATCACCGTGGACACGCTGTGCCTTTCGTACAGCGGGCGGATCAGGTCCAGGAAGGGGGTCAGTGGTTCGGAGTCCTTGGCGACCAGTTCCTGCATCCGCGCGTCACGGATCATCAGGTTGGTGGCGGCGGTGTCCTCGTCCAGCAGCAGCGCCTGGGAACCGGCTTCGACAGCTTCGACGATCGAGGCTGCCTGCGAGGTCGAGCCCGAGGCGTTGTCGGTGGAGAAGTCGCTGGTGTCGGTTCCGGTGGGCAGGTGGCTGACGAACGGGCTGACATCGACCCGGTTGACTCGCCTGCCGTCCTCGGCGCGCACCTTGACCGTGTCCTCGCGGCAGACCACCAGTTCCCTGCCGTCTCCGGGCACGTGGTCGTAGATGCCGTGTTCCAGCGCGCGCAGCAGCGTGGACTTGCCGTGGAAGCCGCCGCCGACGATGAGGCTGATCCCCTCGGCGATGCCCATCCCCGCCACGCGTCCCCGGTTGGGCAGGTCGAACTCGACGCGCAGCGAGTCGGGTGAGGAGAACGGAACGGCCTGTTGCAGGGGGCGGTCGTCGATGCCGCTGCGTCGGGGCAGCACCGCCCCGTCGGCCACGAACGCCACCAGGTTGTGTTGGGGAAGTTGCCTGCGCAGCGCGTCGGTGTCCTCGATGGAGTCGACGAACTCCCGCACACGCTGCTGGTCGGCCGTTTTCCAGCGCAGTCCGTCCTCGACGGCGGAGGGCAGGTCGCGGCACAGTGCCTGCTCGGCCTGTTTGCCGTCGATGCTGCGGCCTTTGCCCGGCATGTCGATGCCCAGGCGCAGCACCACGGCCCCGTCGACGATTTGGCACGAGCTGCGGTCCAGCACCTGCTGGTTGCCCGCGTCCACGCTCAGCTTGCTGTCCCGCAGTCCGCTGTGCACCGCGCGCACCAGGGCCCCGGCCAGGCCGCGGGCCCGCACCGGGTTCGACCACAGGTCCGCGGGAAAGCCCGCGTGTTCGGGGTCGACACGGACTTCGCACCGGCTGGCGGGCGCGTAGGGGTCCGGCTGGACTTTTTGCACGTCCAGGGTGAAGCCGTCGAACGACCAGTTGCCGCTCAGGGATTTGTAGCGCCCGTAGCTGGCGCCGTGCATCGACCGTAGTTGTTCGCGCAGCCCTTCGGCGGTCCGTTTGGCGGGAGGGGCGCCTTGTGGCCGCCCACCGTCGGGGCCTCGATTGTTGCTCGCTCGTTGTGCCATCCCCCGATGGGTACCCGAGGCGACTGTGAATATCCAATCGTGGTCCGCCCGGCGCGTGCTGCACGTGACACAGCACAAATCCGGTAGTGTCCACCGCGGATCCGGTCAACACGCTGTGTGACCGTTCTTGCACAGTCAGGGTCGTCGACTGCGAGGAGGCTCAACACCGTGATCGCCCTCCGCTCCCCTCGCTCCCGCCGCCGGGAGACGCGCCGAGGCCGTGTGACCGGTACCGCCCGTTTGGCGGGTGCGTTCGCGCTGGCCGTGGCCGGGTTGGGCAGCACTGCCGCCGCCGTGCCACATCCCGACGGTGTCGCCCCCGCTCCTCGCGATCCCGGCCCGTCCGTGCACGGCATGGACGTCAGTGGCCACCAGGGCGAGGTGGACTGGCGTGGCGCGTGGAATTCCGGAGCCAGATTCGCCTACGTCAAAGCCACCGAGGGAACCGGGTTCCGCAGCTCCACCTACCGGGCGCAGTCCTCCGGGGCACGCGCGGTGGGGATGCTGCGGGGCGCCTACCATTTCGGACGTCCCGATGTGTCCGGAGCAGCCGAGCAAGCCCGTTTCTTCGTGAACCACGGAGGCGACTGGGTGCCCGACGGGCGCACGCTGCCGGGGGTGCTCGACATCGAGTACAACCCCTACGGTCCCGCCGACTGCTACGGGCTGGGCCCGGCGAGGATGAGCCAGTGGATCGCCGAGTTCAGTGACACCTACCGGGAGTTGACCGGACGTTTCCCCGCCATCTACACCACCAGGAACTGGTGGAACACCTGCACCGGGGGAAACACCGGTTTCTCGGGGAACAACCCGCTGTGGGTGGCCCGCTACAGCCCCGAGGTCGGGCAGCTACCCGCGGGCTGGGGCCGGCACACGATGTGGCAGCACGACAACGGGGGCACCTTCCCCGGCGACCAGAACCTGTTCAACGGCGAGATGGCGGCGTTGAAACGGTTCGCGGCCGGGACGCCGCGGCAGCGGGCGGCCGCGAACCGGTCGTGATCGCCGCGGCCGCCGCCGGGACGTTGCCTAGCCGCCGAGGGTTTCCTCGGGGATCGGCTGGCCGTTGGCGATCGCCTCGAACAGGCGGGAAGCCCGCGAGGAGTCCCACTTGACCACGGACTGGCCGTTCAGCGTGCCGAAACCGGAGATGGGCACGGTGCCGGTGACCCCGTTGCCCGAGGAGATGCCGCCCATCGCCCGGGCCAGCCCCGCCAGGTGCCACACGTGGTCGCCGTTGTCCAGCAGGAAGGTGTCGCCTGTCGCCGTGATCAGCGGGAAGACACGTAGCGGGTTCAGCAGGGTCGCCGGGCTGGTGGCCTTGTCGATGAGGGCACCGAGCAGTTTGCGCTGGTTCTCGATCCGCTGCAGATCCCCCTCGGGGTAGGCGCGACTGCGCACGAAACCGAGGGCCTGCTGCCCGTCGAGCTGTTGGCACCCCTGCTTCAGGTCGATGCCGGCCTTGGGGTCGTTCAACGGCTGGTCCAGGCACATCTCCACTCCGCCGACTGATTCGACCAGGCTGGCGAACCCGCCCAGGCCGATCTCGGCGTAGTGGTCCATGTGCACCCCGGTGACGTTTTCCACCGTGCGCACCAGCAGCTGCGGGCCCCCGATCGCGAAGGCCGCGTTGAGTTTGTTCCGCCCGTTGCCCGGGATCGGCACCGACGAGTCCCGGGGCAGGCTGATCAGCGACGGATCACCGCCACCGGCGGGCACGTGCAGCATCATCATGGTGTCCGTGCGCCTGCCCCCGGCGTCTCCGGCGGACAGTTCCTCCCGGCGGGACTCGTCCAGTCCCTGTCTGCTGTCGGAGCCCACCAGCAGCCAGTTGGTGCCCGCAGTGTCGTCGACCCGACCCTGGTAGTCGTCCAAAGCGCCGGTGCGCTGCAGGGAACTGTCCACGTAGACCACAAGCCCCACCAGCAACAGCACTATCACCAGCAGCGTGATCCCGATGCGACGGCCCCAGCGTTTCTTCTTCCGCGGAGCGCCCGCCCCCGCCGCGCCGGGCCCGGTGCCGGGCTGTTGCCGTTGGGAGGGGTTCCGGTCGGACGACCGCGAGTCGCGGTGGTAGTAGTCGTAACCGTTTCCCCGCCGGCCACGGCCCGTGGCGCCACGCCGGTTCGGCTGATTCGCCGACCAATCGCTCATGACCGGTAATCTATCCGGCGCTGGTTCCCCCTTCGACCCCGGTCACCCGAGTGGTGGGTCATTGTCCCGTGCCCACCGGGTCCGTCCGTGTTCGCGGGTCGAACGCCGGCAACACGCGAAGCCCGCGCTGCCCCGCGAGCGCCGCAGCGGATGGAATCATCGTCGACGGCTCCTGTTCGTCGCCGATATCGAAGGGCATCCTGCCACCATGAGTGTCAATGATCAGCCGAGCGATCCGCGGGAAAGCACCGTCGTGGACAACGTCGCCAAACAGCTCCTCGTCGACGGCAAGTGGCGTCCCGCCACCGGCGGTGGCACGTTCCCGGTCGAGGACCCCTCCACCACGAGGAACCTGTGCTCGGTGGCCGACGCCACCTCCGACGACGCGTTGGAGGCGCTGGCCGCCGCCGACAGGGCCCAGTCCTCCTGGGCGGCCCATCCTCCGCGGGAACGCGGCGAGATTCTGCGGCGTGCCTTCGAAACGATCACCTCCAGGCACGAGGACCTGGCGCTGTTGATGACCCTCGAAATGGGCAAACCGCTGGCCGAGTCCCGCGCCGAGATCACCTACGCGGCCGAGTTCTTCCGCTGGTTCGCCGAGGAGGCCGTCCGCATCGACGGTGACTACACGGTCTCACCGAACGGCAAAGGCCGGGTGCTGGTGCTGCGCCAGCCGGTCGGCCCCGCGCTGATGGTCACCCCGTGGAACTTCCCGATGGCCATGGGAACCCGCAAGATAGGCCCCGCCGTGGCCGCGGGCTGCACCATGGTGATGAAACCGGCTCACCAGACACCGCTGACGATGTTGGCCCTCGGCGACATTCTCACCGAGGCCGGACTGCCCGACGGGGTGCTCAACATCGTCACCGCCCGCGGTGCCGGCTCGGTGATGCGCCCGATGATCGAGGACGGCCGGGCCCGCAAACTGACCTTCACCGGATCCACTCCCGTGGGGCGCAAACTGATCGAACAGTCGGCCGGGCAAGTGCTGAACGTGTCCATGGAACTCGGCGGCAACGCACCCTTCCTCGTGTTCGACGACGCCGATGTGGACGCCGCCGTCGACGGGGCCATGCTGGCCAAGATGCGCAACGTCGGCGAAGCCTGCACCGCGGCCAACCGGTTCTACGTGCACGACAGCGTCGCCGAGGAATTCACCCGCAAGCTCACCGAGCGCATGGCGGCGCTGCGCGTGGGCCGCGGAGTCGACGACGGGAGCGAGGTGGGGCCGCTGATCGACGCGGATCAGCTCGACAAGGTCGTCGAACTCGTCGACGACGCGGTCACCAAGGGTGCGCGGGTGGAAACCGGAGGCAGCCGGG
This genomic stretch from Actinopolyspora halophila DSM 43834 harbors:
- a CDS encoding STAS domain-containing protein; the protein is MITSRTGSKAVVDNDTEAAPPRPPAPTRHSWEGELAHGAHRLDPALRISIQRPDPGIAVIGMDGEIDLSTAPRITELIRQRLTAAVLHALVIDLHKVSFIDTAGAELLIRAQRRAEQRGIELYVLPGSGCVKRVLELTGIDAGLNCHDSVDTALAHHRRP
- a CDS encoding aconitate hydratase, producing MAHKLIADHLVDGEMAPGREVALSIDQTLTQDATGTLVMQELESLGLRRAHTEVSVQYVDHNLLQADEKNAEDHEFLRTAAQRYGVWYSKPGNGVSHPTHMQRFGIPGKSMVGSDSHTCAAGSLGMLAIGVGGLEVAMAIAGEPLRIRMPEIWGIHLTGQLPPWVSAKDVILEMLRRHSVKGGVDRIIEYHGPGLADLTAMDRHVIANMGAELGATTTVFPSDEAVREFLRAEGREHDFTELAADPDAHYDSTDEIDLSSLQPLIARPSAPDNVVPVSEVSGREVSQTVVGSSANPGLRDFAVVANMLRGRSTNDAVSVDINPTSREILQDLAGTGAIADLIGAGARIHQSGCMGCIGMGQAPAVGQNSLRTFPRNFPGRSGTPEDSVWLCSPETAAASALTGTITDPRELAEKLELADPKPHLPERASINTSMLLAPPDKDEALNIEPVKGPNISALPEFTPPSRQLELTVLLKTGDNVSTDEISPAGAQALPLRSNIPALAEFTFTRIDPEYPRRAQQHGSGHAVIGGDNYGQGSSREHAAITPRHLGLQLVVAKSYARIHWQNLINFGILPLEFIDPADYDDIAQGEVLRLERLHENLHQQTELTLHNTTRGRDYRVRHRLSPRQVRSVLAGGLIPMLAENTTGSS
- a CDS encoding ATP-dependent Clp protease ATP-binding subunit, which codes for MSGGSTPDPSPGVESLLDELLSAPTEDPRTEPSPDDTGSRRAGLLDEQARTVLSTAVHAARDWGSSALDDTHLLWALTQTGPTARMLRETGVAVDQLARSLRTLAGARDATGGATEPNPWMTAAARHALLGSYRQARHEGTDRLGTRHLLLGVATDADSAAGRALARAIEQGERNRARTHSEESDEQTSPTPWLDEFGNDMTAHAANDTATVTGREQQLEQIAEVLARHDKNTPVLLGEPGVGKTAIVEELARRITNRTAPTPLAGKRLVSLDVTAVVAGTQHRGDLERRLRELLREIAEQRSGLVIFVDEIHALVGAGAGDGTLDAATIVKPALARGELPLIGATTTEEYRRHVEKDAALERRLHPITVPEPTVTETVDILQGLRQRFQQHHNVRIDDQALHRAAELTSRHIPDRSLPDKAVDVLDHACARLRLRHERTTTARRQPLLGPETIAEIVAARTGIPTTELATGERARLRELETHLAQRVVGQQRATRTVAETIRRARAGLADPQRPLCSFLFTGPTGVGKTELARALATTLFGESERAIRFDMGEFQEKHSVSRLVGAPPGYLGHDEAGQLTDSVRKRPYSVLLLDEIEKAHPDILNTLLQVLDAGRLTDSTGKTVDFSNTVVIMTSNIGARRALDQPPENRPDPAEELAPYFRPEFINRIDEIVTFEPLDTEALTEIALLLLDDTRKRLHNTNTHLEITDSAVNWIVHRGHHREFGARHLRRVIERELHNRIATLLMNEDHPEGTGLRVDTEQDTLTVRLIDDPPSGRHATRTNSATTKR
- a CDS encoding phosphoribosyltransferase encodes the protein MPARDTPAPEDSVFTDRAHAGRVLGEELSEHRLDNPVVLGLARGGVPVAVQVATVLRAPVRTSVARKIGAPGQPELALGAVAAEGPATYDQRLLRAFGLDEQQLHQQCEQERSHAQQQERDYQQLPPVELGGRDVIVVDDGLATGATARAAIRRVRQSEPQRIVLAVPVGAPEAVTALGEEADLVVCPRRPAAFSAVGQWYSDFRPVADDELRTLLAESAA
- a CDS encoding ABC-ATPase domain-containing protein, which produces MAQRASNNRGPDGGRPQGAPPAKRTAEGLREQLRSMHGASYGRYKSLSGNWSFDGFTLDVQKVQPDPYAPASRCEVRVDPEHAGFPADLWSNPVRARGLAGALVRAVHSGLRDSKLSVDAGNQQVLDRSSCQIVDGAVVLRLGIDMPGKGRSIDGKQAEQALCRDLPSAVEDGLRWKTADQQRVREFVDSIEDTDALRRQLPQHNLVAFVADGAVLPRRSGIDDRPLQQAVPFSSPDSLRVEFDLPNRGRVAGMGIAEGISLIVGGGFHGKSTLLRALEHGIYDHVPGDGRELVVCREDTVKVRAEDGRRVNRVDVSPFVSHLPTGTDTSDFSTDNASGSTSQAASIVEAVEAGSQALLLDEDTAATNLMIRDARMQELVAKDSEPLTPFLDLIRPLYERHSVSTVMVMGGSGDYMDVADRVLMLDSYRCYEVTERARGLASTPTGRHREAETFPAVRSRKPDPRSIDTDRPKVRSRGTDALTLGQTTVELRAVEQLVDPSQVTGIGLALVTCARSGLLDGKRTVREVLDAFDAEVTKRGIHAVDDRYVGDFAVPRRFELAAALNRLRTLRIGAFRD
- a CDS encoding lysozyme, giving the protein MTGTARLAGAFALAVAGLGSTAAAVPHPDGVAPAPRDPGPSVHGMDVSGHQGEVDWRGAWNSGARFAYVKATEGTGFRSSTYRAQSSGARAVGMLRGAYHFGRPDVSGAAEQARFFVNHGGDWVPDGRTLPGVLDIEYNPYGPADCYGLGPARMSQWIAEFSDTYRELTGRFPAIYTTRNWWNTCTGGNTGFSGNNPLWVARYSPEVGQLPAGWGRHTMWQHDNGGTFPGDQNLFNGEMAALKRFAAGTPRQRAAANRS
- a CDS encoding LCP family protein → MSDWSANQPNRRGATGRGRRGNGYDYYHRDSRSSDRNPSQRQQPGTGPGAAGAGAPRKKKRWGRRIGITLLVIVLLLVGLVVYVDSSLQRTGALDDYQGRVDDTAGTNWLLVGSDSRQGLDESRREELSAGDAGGRRTDTMMMLHVPAGGGDPSLISLPRDSSVPIPGNGRNKLNAAFAIGGPQLLVRTVENVTGVHMDHYAEIGLGGFASLVESVGGVEMCLDQPLNDPKAGIDLKQGCQQLDGQQALGFVRSRAYPEGDLQRIENQRKLLGALIDKATSPATLLNPLRVFPLITATGDTFLLDNGDHVWHLAGLARAMGGISSGNGVTGTVPISGFGTLNGQSVVKWDSSRASRLFEAIANGQPIPEETLGG
- a CDS encoding NAD-dependent succinate-semialdehyde dehydrogenase — protein: MSVNDQPSDPRESTVVDNVAKQLLVDGKWRPATGGGTFPVEDPSTTRNLCSVADATSDDALEALAAADRAQSSWAAHPPRERGEILRRAFETITSRHEDLALLMTLEMGKPLAESRAEITYAAEFFRWFAEEAVRIDGDYTVSPNGKGRVLVLRQPVGPALMVTPWNFPMAMGTRKIGPAVAAGCTMVMKPAHQTPLTMLALGDILTEAGLPDGVLNIVTARGAGSVMRPMIEDGRARKLTFTGSTPVGRKLIEQSAGQVLNVSMELGGNAPFLVFDDADVDAAVDGAMLAKMRNVGEACTAANRFYVHDSVAEEFTRKLTERMAALRVGRGVDDGSEVGPLIDADQLDKVVELVDDAVTKGARVETGGSRGDGQGHYYLPTVLTGVPASARMNREEIFGPVAPITTFTEEHEATAAANNTEFGLVSYVYTRDVQRALRISETLQAGMVGLNQGVVSNAAAPFGGVKHSGIGREGGKVGIDEYLETKYVAVGGL